A genomic segment from Arcobacter acticola encodes:
- the hypB gene encoding hydrogenase nickel incorporation protein HypB: MCKDCGCTIAGQEHHHHHDIHEHGLVHDHDHPHDNLAFSNTHQAAHETLNHNPQLNDAKTISVIKKILDKNDHEASHNRTHFDSHKVLGINLMSSPGSGKTTLLENIADIVDFKFAVVEGDLETSRDADRLKAKGIEAVQIQTGSACHLDAFMVHKGLHDIALDDIDVCFVENVGNLVCPASYDVGTHLNIVLVSVPEGEDKIVKYPVMFRAADLILITKTDLLPYFEYDIQKEKEEARKLKPNVDILEVNIKDKQSLQNVIDWINFKRKMR, translated from the coding sequence ATGTGTAAAGATTGCGGTTGTACAATAGCAGGTCAAGAACATCACCACCATCACGACATTCATGAGCATGGACTTGTTCATGATCATGACCATCCACATGATAATTTGGCTTTTAGTAATACTCATCAAGCAGCCCATGAAACACTAAATCACAATCCCCAATTAAACGATGCTAAAACAATCTCTGTAATTAAAAAGATTTTAGATAAAAATGACCATGAAGCTTCACATAATAGAACTCATTTTGACTCACACAAAGTTTTAGGAATAAATCTTATGAGTAGTCCTGGAAGTGGTAAAACTACACTTTTGGAAAATATTGCAGATATAGTTGATTTCAAATTTGCAGTTGTTGAGGGTGACTTAGAAACTTCAAGGGATGCCGATAGATTAAAAGCAAAGGGAATTGAAGCTGTTCAAATTCAAACAGGAAGTGCTTGTCATCTTGATGCCTTTATGGTTCACAAAGGTTTACATGATATCGCTTTAGATGATATAGATGTTTGTTTTGTGGAAAATGTAGGAAATCTTGTATGTCCTGCTTCTTATGATGTGGGAACTCACTTAAATATTGTTTTAGTTTCAGTTCCTGAGGGTGAGGATAAGATAGTTAAATATCCTGTTATGTTTAGAGCTGCTGATTTAATACTTATTACAAAAACAGATTTACTTCCTTATTTTGAATATGATATACAAAAAGAAAAAGAAGAAGCTAGAAAACTAAAACCAAATGTGGATATATTAGAAGTGAATATCAAAGATAAACAATCACTTCAAAATGTAATTGATTGGATTAATTTCAAAAGAAAGATGAGATGA
- a CDS encoding helix-turn-helix transcriptional regulator encodes MNSYIKKYISIADFLGEVLGTNTEVIIHDLINYDHSIVHIINGHISNRKIGDAITDLVLEFMITEAKNNKQFICNYSSKTIGDKLLYSSSYFIRDEKDNLVGALCLNSDYHDVKKSLSFLTSLLPNYVEDKVIALSNIKETLNTSSQEGTVNKIDEILNQFDVEPNRMTIEEKTEVIATLSDCGIFNIRGSVQEVANKLQMSEPSVYRYIKKIKK; translated from the coding sequence TTGAACTCTTACATCAAAAAATATATCTCAATTGCTGATTTTTTAGGTGAAGTATTAGGAACTAATACTGAAGTAATAATACATGACTTAATTAATTATGATCATTCAATAGTGCATATTATTAATGGACATATAAGTAATAGAAAAATTGGCGATGCAATAACTGATTTAGTTTTAGAGTTTATGATAACAGAAGCTAAAAACAATAAGCAGTTTATATGTAACTATAGCTCAAAAACTATTGGTGATAAACTATTATACTCATCATCATATTTTATTAGAGATGAAAAAGATAATTTAGTTGGTGCACTATGTTTAAATTCAGATTATCATGATGTAAAAAAATCATTATCATTTTTAACTTCCCTACTTCCAAACTATGTGGAGGATAAGGTTATAGCACTAAGCAATATAAAAGAGACTCTAAATACAAGTTCGCAAGAAGGAACTGTAAATAAAATAGATGAAATTTTAAATCAATTTGATGTTGAACCAAATAGAATGACAATAGAAGAAAAAACTGAAGTGATTGCCACATTAAGTGATTGTGGTATTTTTAATATAAGAGGCTCAGTTCAAGAAGTAGCAAATAAATTGCAAATGTCTGAACCTTCAGTTTATAGATATATAAAGAAAATAAAAAAATAA
- the hypA gene encoding hydrogenase/urease nickel incorporation protein HypA, whose protein sequence is MHEYSIVQSLLESCEEHARTNDAKKVTKVVVKIGVLSGVEPDLLQTAFDTFKEQTVCHDAVFLINHQKVVIECFDCNTSSTLEKNEFSCPKCQSINIKVTDGEDMYLMSLELE, encoded by the coding sequence ATGCATGAATACTCAATAGTTCAATCCCTTCTTGAAAGCTGTGAAGAACACGCACGAACAAATGATGCAAAAAAAGTTACAAAAGTTGTGGTTAAAATTGGAGTTTTAAGTGGAGTTGAACCTGATTTACTGCAAACAGCTTTTGATACCTTTAAAGAACAAACGGTCTGTCATGATGCAGTTTTTTTGATAAATCATCAAAAAGTAGTTATTGAGTGTTTTGATTGTAATACAAGTTCAACTTTAGAAAAAAATGAATTTTCATGTCCAAAGTGCCAAAGTATAAATATAAAAGTTACAGATGGTGAAGATATGTATCTTATGAGTTTGGAATTAGAATAA
- the hypD gene encoding hydrogenase formation protein HypD, producing MEKELQLKDLYDGFRDAKTIKAYKKIIDDDLKDYDGIINIMEVCGGHTHTIMKYGIPQLINKKINFIHGPGCPVCVMPKERIDSAYELSLQEDVILVTLGDMIKVPGSRGSLQNARSQGADVRFVYSPMECIKIASENPNKTVVFFAIGFETTTPMTCALLEQVIKQDITNILFHINHITVPEVMRVLVQSSDCKIDAFLGPSHVSVISGSKIYEEFPRDYNKPVVVSGFEPVDVMQSLYMIVKQFVEKRSDLEIEYKRLVSYEGNIKAQELINKYFKKVPFKFRGIGEVEDSGYELKEQYDKYNAKIAYKEILPTKEVKDNKACRCPDILKGVAKPHDCKIFGTLCTPTNPIGSCMVSSEGACSAYYKYGNLL from the coding sequence ATGGAAAAAGAGCTACAACTAAAAGATTTATATGATGGTTTTAGGGATGCTAAAACAATAAAAGCATATAAGAAAATAATAGATGATGATTTAAAAGATTATGATGGAATTATAAATATTATGGAAGTTTGTGGTGGGCACACTCATACTATTATGAAATATGGAATTCCACAGTTAATAAATAAAAAAATAAATTTTATACACGGACCTGGTTGTCCTGTTTGTGTTATGCCAAAAGAGAGAATCGATAGTGCTTATGAATTAAGTTTACAAGAAGATGTAATACTTGTAACTTTAGGCGATATGATAAAAGTTCCAGGTAGTCGTGGAAGTTTACAAAATGCAAGAAGCCAAGGTGCTGATGTAAGATTTGTCTACTCACCAATGGAGTGTATAAAAATAGCAAGTGAAAATCCAAATAAAACAGTAGTCTTTTTTGCAATAGGATTTGAAACAACAACTCCTATGACTTGTGCTTTATTAGAACAAGTAATAAAACAAGATATTACAAATATACTTTTTCATATAAATCATATTACAGTTCCTGAAGTTATGCGTGTACTTGTTCAAAGTAGTGATTGTAAGATAGATGCTTTTTTAGGCCCTTCACATGTAAGTGTTATTAGTGGAAGTAAGATATATGAAGAGTTTCCAAGGGATTATAATAAACCAGTAGTTGTAAGTGGCTTTGAACCAGTAGACGTGATGCAATCTCTTTATATGATAGTAAAACAGTTTGTTGAAAAAAGAAGTGATTTAGAAATAGAGTATAAAAGATTGGTTTCTTATGAGGGAAATATAAAAGCTCAAGAGTTAATAAATAAATATTTCAAAAAAGTTCCTTTTAAATTCAGAGGAATTGGAGAGGTTGAAGATAGTGGATATGAACTAAAAGAGCAATATGATAAATATAATGCAAAAATAGCATATAAAGAAATATTACCAACAAAAGAAGTAAAAGATAATAAAGCTTGCAGATGCCCAGATATTCTAAAAGGAGTTGCAAAACCACACGATTGTAAAATCTTTGGAACACTTTGTACTCCAACAAATCCAATAGGTTCTTGTATGGTTAGTAGCGAAGGTGCATGTAGTGCTTATTATAAATATGGTAATCTTTTATAA
- a CDS encoding NAD(P)-dependent oxidoreductase — protein MSQIIGKKIGFIGAGVMGKFMILNLMKKGFEVEVYARNKEKIKDILNAGAIFCETIESCAKDKDVVITIVGYPKDVEEVYLSQKGILNSANENTYLIDMTTTSPKLTIDIYNKAKEKGLKFLDAPVSGGDVGAKNATLSIMVGGDEDNFNTCKEVFEAMGTTIIYEGKSGNGQHTKMANQVAIAGIIAGISEAIAYGNKVGLDIPTMLASISNGAASSWQMTNNAPKMNKRDFEPGFYIKHIVKDLKIANEEVANLKVLQDVIEMYETLEKNGDGDLGTQAICKFYE, from the coding sequence ATGAGTCAAATTATAGGTAAAAAAATAGGTTTTATAGGCGCAGGTGTAATGGGAAAATTTATGATTTTAAATCTAATGAAAAAAGGATTTGAAGTTGAAGTATATGCACGAAATAAAGAAAAAATCAAAGATATATTAAATGCAGGTGCAATATTTTGTGAAACTATAGAATCATGTGCCAAAGATAAAGATGTAGTAATTACAATTGTAGGTTATCCAAAAGATGTAGAAGAAGTATATTTATCTCAAAAAGGTATTTTAAATAGTGCAAATGAAAACACTTATTTAATAGATATGACAACTACAAGTCCAAAGCTAACAATAGATATTTATAATAAGGCAAAAGAAAAAGGATTGAAATTTTTAGATGCCCCTGTCTCAGGTGGAGATGTGGGAGCTAAAAATGCTACTTTATCTATTATGGTTGGAGGAGATGAAGATAACTTTAATACTTGTAAAGAAGTTTTTGAAGCCATGGGTACTACAATTATCTATGAAGGTAAATCAGGAAATGGACAACATACAAAAATGGCAAATCAAGTTGCAATTGCTGGAATAATTGCAGGTATTAGTGAAGCTATTGCTTATGGAAATAAAGTTGGATTAGATATACCTACAATGCTTGCAAGTATTAGTAATGGAGCAGCATCAAGTTGGCAAATGACAAATAATGCTCCTAAGATGAATAAAAGAGATTTTGAGCCAGGCTTTTATATAAAACATATTGTAAAAGATTTAAAAATAGCAAATGAAGAAGTAGCAAATCTAAAAGTACTACAAGATGTTATAGAGATGTATGAAACTTTAGAAAAAAATGGTGATGGAGATTTGGGAACTCAGGCTATTTGTAAATTTTATGAGTAA
- a CDS encoding alanine/glycine:cation symporter family protein — MGGVIVCGLFGMASKFTECTLGVKYRNENADGTVSGGPMYYLSKAFKEKGHAKTGKILAVGFAIMTIFAAFGAGNMFQGNQANAMIVQTFGLAPGYGWITGIIFAILLAGVIIGGMPSIGSVTSKLVPFMATLYVGMAVIVLVSHYDQIGAAFEQIFIGAFTGAGVAGGFIGALIQGLKRATFSNEAGVGSAAIAHSAVKTKEPITEGFVSLLEPFIDTVVICTMTALVIIISGMNTGALSGVTLTAAAFTETSFIFEYFLALAVVMFAFSTMVSWSYYGLKAWTYLFGEGATTELVYKGIFCLFVIVGTSISFGAVIDFSDAAMFSMSIFNIIGLYYLMPIVKKELNSFVARVNSGEIKRYK, encoded by the coding sequence ATCGGTGGAGTAATAGTTTGTGGTTTATTTGGAATGGCATCAAAATTTACTGAGTGTACTTTAGGTGTAAAATATAGAAATGAAAATGCTGATGGTACAGTATCAGGTGGACCAATGTATTATTTATCAAAAGCATTTAAAGAAAAAGGTCATGCAAAAACGGGTAAAATACTAGCAGTTGGTTTTGCAATTATGACAATATTTGCAGCATTTGGTGCTGGAAATATGTTCCAAGGTAATCAAGCCAATGCAATGATTGTTCAAACATTTGGATTAGCTCCTGGATACGGATGGATTACAGGTATTATTTTTGCAATACTTCTTGCAGGAGTTATTATAGGTGGTATGCCTTCTATTGGATCAGTAACTTCAAAACTAGTTCCATTTATGGCTACTTTATATGTTGGAATGGCAGTTATTGTATTAGTTTCTCATTATGATCAAATAGGCGCTGCTTTTGAGCAAATATTTATTGGAGCATTTACAGGTGCTGGAGTTGCTGGTGGTTTTATTGGAGCATTAATTCAAGGATTAAAAAGAGCTACTTTCTCAAATGAAGCAGGAGTTGGATCAGCAGCCATTGCCCATTCAGCTGTAAAAACTAAAGAACCCATAACAGAAGGTTTTGTTTCTTTACTTGAACCATTTATTGATACGGTTGTTATTTGTACGATGACAGCTTTAGTTATTATTATTTCAGGAATGAATACAGGTGCTTTAAGTGGAGTTACATTAACTGCTGCTGCTTTTACAGAAACTTCATTTATTTTTGAGTATTTCTTAGCACTAGCAGTAGTGATGTTTGCTTTCTCAACTATGGTGTCATGGTCATATTACGGACTAAAAGCATGGACTTATCTTTTTGGTGAGGGTGCTACAACTGAACTAGTTTATAAAGGAATTTTTTGTTTATTTGTAATTGTTGGTACAAGTATTAGCTTTGGTGCTGTTATTGACTTCTCTGATGCAGCAATGTTTTCAATGTCTATTTTTAATATTATTGGATTATACTATCTTATGCCAATTGTTAAAAAAGAGTTAAACTCTTTTGTTGCAAGAGTAAATTCAGGTGAAATAAAAAGATATAAATAG
- a CDS encoding nucleotide pyrophosphohydrolase: MNIERIEQRIQKFSDDRNWESFHNPKNLVMALTGEVGELNEIFQWLNFEESQNLPDDVLEHTKEEVADVAIYLLRLCMKLDINLEDAIMNKMTKNEAKYPVETSKGGKKKYSKSREDK; the protein is encoded by the coding sequence ATGAACATAGAAAGAATAGAACAAAGAATACAAAAATTCTCAGATGATAGAAACTGGGAAAGTTTTCATAATCCTAAAAATCTAGTTATGGCATTAACAGGTGAAGTAGGGGAACTAAATGAAATATTTCAATGGTTAAATTTTGAAGAATCACAAAACTTACCTGATGATGTATTAGAGCATACAAAAGAAGAAGTAGCTGATGTTGCTATTTATCTTCTTAGACTTTGTATGAAACTAGATATAAACCTTGAAGATGCCATTATGAATAAGATGACAAAAAATGAAGCTAAATATCCAGTTGAAACATCAAAGGGTGGGAAAAAGAAATATTCAAAGAGTAGGGAAGATAAATAA
- a CDS encoding alanine:cation symporter family protein, producing the protein MNVFKRVLFFIAMLCIPSFSFAEEIVGIDQKIDQFFTNYFAWFANMIFYGIKIEDGVTFPLIVAWLFVAAIVFTFYFGFVQFRRIGLAIDIVRGKFSNPDKKEPGEVSHFQALTTALSGTVGLGNIAGVGVALSIGGAGATFWMILLPQ; encoded by the coding sequence ATGAATGTATTTAAAAGGGTGCTATTTTTCATAGCAATGTTGTGTATCCCAAGTTTTAGTTTTGCAGAAGAGATTGTTGGAATAGATCAAAAAATAGATCAATTTTTTACAAATTACTTTGCTTGGTTTGCGAATATGATTTTTTATGGTATTAAAATAGAAGATGGAGTAACATTCCCATTAATTGTTGCTTGGTTGTTTGTTGCAGCTATTGTATTTACTTTTTATTTTGGTTTTGTACAATTTAGAAGAATTGGATTAGCAATTGATATTGTTCGTGGAAAGTTTTCAAATCCAGATAAAAAAGAGCCAGGTGAAGTTTCACACTTTCAAGCGCTTACAACTGCATTATCAGGAACTGTTGGTCTTGGAAATATTGCTGGAGTTGGTGTGGCTTTATCTATTGGAGGAGCAGGAGCAACTTTTTGGATGATATTACTCCCCCAATAA
- the hypE gene encoding hydrogenase expression/formation protein HypE, with product MTKTITLAHGNGGAENNELIKEVFYEAFKNEILEKSEDAAIIQNGELAFSTDSFTVSPLFFSGADIGKLAICGTCNDLAMMGAKPKYLTCSVIIEEGFEVEQLQRIVASMKKELEVNDAIVVSGDTKVVPKGAVDKIFINTTGIGEILYKGISSNNISEDDLILVNRDIGAHGATIFAAREGMDMNSNLKSDCNSLYPQVKALIDSGIKITALRDATRGGVSAVLNEWAKQSNICIEVDEEKIPLCDEVRGICEMLGFEATNLANEGTFVLAIPKDDVVKAIEVLHGFPEASNACIIGKVTQQYNKKVILNSSWGTKRFLDTPTGELLPRIC from the coding sequence ATGACCAAAACAATAACCCTAGCTCATGGAAATGGTGGAGCTGAAAACAATGAGTTAATAAAAGAGGTCTTTTATGAAGCTTTTAAAAATGAGATTTTAGAAAAAAGTGAAGACGCTGCAATTATTCAAAATGGGGAATTAGCTTTTAGTACAGATTCATTTACAGTTAGTCCTTTATTCTTTAGTGGAGCAGATATTGGGAAACTTGCCATTTGTGGAACTTGTAATGACTTAGCCATGATGGGTGCAAAGCCTAAGTATCTTACTTGTTCAGTGATTATTGAAGAGGGGTTTGAAGTAGAGCAACTACAAAGAATAGTGGCTTCCATGAAAAAAGAGCTTGAAGTAAATGATGCTATTGTTGTAAGTGGAGATACAAAGGTAGTTCCTAAAGGTGCTGTTGATAAAATCTTTATAAATACGACTGGAATTGGAGAGATTTTATATAAAGGTATTAGCTCAAACAATATTAGTGAAGATGATTTGATTTTAGTAAATAGAGATATTGGAGCTCATGGTGCTACTATTTTTGCTGCACGTGAGGGTATGGATATGAACTCAAATCTTAAAAGTGATTGTAATTCATTATATCCACAAGTTAAAGCTTTGATTGACTCAGGTATTAAAATTACAGCTCTAAGAGATGCCACAAGAGGTGGAGTGAGTGCTGTTTTAAATGAGTGGGCAAAACAATCAAATATTTGTATAGAAGTAGATGAAGAAAAAATTCCTCTGTGTGATGAGGTAAGGGGAATTTGTGAGATGTTAGGTTTTGAAGCTACAAACCTTGCAAATGAGGGAACTTTTGTTTTAGCTATTCCTAAAGATGATGTAGTAAAAGCAATTGAAGTTTTACATGGATTTCCTGAAGCTTCAAATGCTTGTATTATTGGGAAAGTTACTCAACAATATAATAAAAAAGTAATACTAAATAGTTCATGGGGAACAAAAAGATTTTTAGATACACCAACAGGTGAGCTTCTTCCAAGGATTTGTTAA
- a CDS encoding NAD(P)/FAD-dependent oxidoreductase translates to MKKDVVIVGGGCIGLMSAYCLQKSGRSVTVIDKSDITNGTSFGNAGLLSAFKKAPLSAPGAIPDTIKLMLKGESPASVHPTLDLHLYKWLLKFAASSTEARLKRTLALFERYGQVSLDMYQSMVEDDGIDFYFRKDGLLMIYTEQKTFDAKAAHCDDPLAYEILSKEKTKEYMPILNDKVIGSILLKENGHIDAGEMMLAVKKYLEEKGVEFLLNEDVERLEFEGSKVSKIRTSKGVYEAETFILSTGADDKLARQAKNRFMMTPAKGYSLTFNMDKELMPKTTSLFADLFIAMTPRRETLRMTSKLELGTTDPSIVRKQIDSMNKNLAQYTNEFKRENVVEWAGFRPLTPNDIPILGFDENYKNLVHATGLGWLGITFAPSIGKIINDVITIDKRNETNADILLFSSFFQG, encoded by the coding sequence ATGAAAAAAGATGTAGTAATTGTAGGTGGTGGTTGTATTGGACTTATGTCAGCATATTGTTTACAAAAAAGTGGTAGAAGTGTAACTGTAATAGATAAAAGTGATATTACAAATGGAACATCTTTTGGAAATGCAGGATTATTATCAGCATTTAAAAAAGCTCCATTAAGTGCACCTGGTGCTATTCCTGATACTATTAAATTGATGTTAAAAGGTGAATCTCCAGCTAGTGTTCATCCTACATTGGATTTACATTTATATAAATGGCTTTTAAAATTTGCAGCAAGTTCAACAGAAGCTAGATTAAAAAGAACATTAGCTTTATTTGAAAGATATGGGCAAGTTAGTTTAGATATGTATCAATCTATGGTTGAAGATGATGGAATTGATTTTTACTTTAGAAAAGATGGTTTATTAATGATTTATACTGAGCAAAAAACTTTTGATGCAAAAGCAGCACATTGTGATGATCCACTTGCTTATGAAATTCTTTCAAAAGAGAAAACAAAAGAGTATATGCCAATCTTAAATGACAAAGTAATAGGTTCTATTCTTTTAAAAGAAAATGGACATATTGATGCAGGTGAAATGATGCTTGCTGTAAAAAAATATTTAGAAGAAAAGGGTGTTGAATTTCTTTTAAATGAAGATGTTGAAAGATTAGAATTTGAAGGTTCAAAAGTAAGTAAAATTCGAACTTCAAAAGGTGTATATGAAGCTGAAACATTTATTCTTTCAACTGGAGCTGATGATAAACTAGCACGTCAAGCAAAAAATAGATTTATGATGACACCTGCAAAAGGTTATAGTTTGACTTTTAATATGGATAAAGAATTAATGCCTAAAACAACATCTTTATTTGCAGACTTGTTTATAGCTATGACTCCAAGAAGAGAAACATTAAGAATGACTTCAAAACTTGAACTTGGTACAACGGATCCTTCAATTGTAAGAAAACAAATTGATAGTATGAATAAAAACCTAGCACAATACACAAACGAATTTAAAAGAGAAAATGTAGTTGAATGGGCAGGATTTAGACCTCTTACTCCAAATGATATTCCAATTTTAGGATTTGATGAAAACTATAAAAATTTAGTACACGCCACTGGATTAGGTTGGCTTGGAATTACATTTGCTCCTTCAATTGGAAAAATTATAAATGATGTAATTACTATTGATAAAAGAAATGAAACAAATGCAGATATCTTGTTATTCTCATCATTCTTTCAAGGATAG
- a CDS encoding RidA family protein codes for MKVINSTKAPSAIGPYSQAVDKDGFIFVSGQLPIDETTGSFAGEDIASQARQSLQNIKYILEEAGLEMKDISKTTILLKNIEDFAVVNEIYGQFFSAPYPARATYEVARLPKDALIEIEAIAKR; via the coding sequence ATGAAAGTAATTAACTCAACAAAAGCACCAAGTGCAATTGGACCATATTCTCAAGCTGTAGATAAAGATGGATTTATATTTGTATCTGGACAATTACCTATTGATGAAACAACTGGTTCTTTTGCAGGAGAAGATATAGCTTCTCAAGCTAGACAATCTTTACAAAATATTAAATATATTTTAGAAGAAGCAGGTTTAGAAATGAAAGATATCTCAAAAACTACAATTTTATTAAAAAATATTGAAGATTTTGCAGTAGTAAATGAGATTTATGGACAGTTTTTTAGTGCTCCATATCCAGCACGTGCAACATATGAAGTAGCGAGATTACCAAAAGATGCTTTGATTGAAATTGAAGCAATAGCAAAAAGATAG
- a CDS encoding IS630 family transposase: MEKINKLEKNDARKVDSNTLQYLRDRAIKLRDSGISNLETAAILGLSKITTSRWYSKYKKDGQKALKVQKTGRPKKSGKRLSDEQEEKIIRMLIDTTPEQLKFKFALWTREAVKQLILRVVDIDMPISTVGDYLAKWQFTSKKPIKRAYERKDSATKAWLEETYPKIKKEAKINNADIWWADETACVSMPSNLKGYAPIGSKIKPILTHTAKKFKVNMISAITNTGKSMFALYDDSIATDNFIDFLEKVIKSNDKKVFMIVDNLRVHHAKLVKAWEEKHKDKIKLFYLPPYSPEFNPDEYLNQDYKSNVHKNGLPKNQKELKENTQNYMENLQKNPQKIANFFQHQSVKYAS, from the coding sequence ATGGAAAAAATAAATAAATTAGAAAAAAATGATGCTAGAAAAGTAGATTCAAATACATTACAGTATCTCAGAGATAGAGCAATTAAATTAAGGGATAGTGGTATAAGTAATCTTGAAACAGCTGCAATATTAGGTTTGTCAAAAATTACAACATCAAGATGGTATAGCAAATATAAAAAAGATGGTCAAAAAGCACTTAAAGTTCAAAAAACTGGTCGTCCTAAAAAGTCTGGTAAGAGACTTAGCGATGAACAAGAGGAAAAAATCATCCGAATGCTTATAGATACAACCCCAGAACAATTAAAGTTTAAGTTTGCTTTGTGGACAAGAGAAGCTGTAAAACAGTTAATTCTAAGAGTAGTAGATATTGATATGCCAATATCAACAGTTGGAGATTATCTTGCAAAATGGCAATTTACTTCGAAAAAACCAATAAAAAGAGCTTATGAAAGAAAAGATAGTGCAACTAAAGCTTGGTTGGAAGAAACATATCCAAAAATCAAAAAAGAAGCAAAAATAAATAATGCTGATATTTGGTGGGCTGATGAGACTGCTTGTGTATCAATGCCATCAAATTTAAAAGGATATGCTCCAATAGGAAGTAAAATAAAACCTATTCTTACTCATACAGCTAAAAAGTTTAAAGTGAATATGATATCAGCCATTACAAATACAGGTAAATCAATGTTTGCATTGTATGATGATTCAATAGCTACAGATAATTTTATAGATTTTTTAGAAAAAGTAATAAAATCAAATGATAAAAAAGTATTTATGATAGTAGATAACCTAAGAGTACATCATGCTAAATTAGTAAAAGCTTGGGAAGAAAAGCATAAAGATAAAATCAAACTCTTTTATCTTCCACCATACTCCCCAGAATTTAATCCTGATGAATATTTGAATCAAGATTATAAGAGTAATGTACATAAAAATGGTCTGCCAAAAAATCAAAAAGAACTAAAAGAAAACACACAAAATTATATGGAGAATTTACAAAAAAATCCACAAAAAATAGCTAACTTTTTTCAACATCAAAGTGTTAAATATGCTAGCTAA
- a CDS encoding HypC/HybG/HupF family hydrogenase formation chaperone, which translates to MCLSIPSKIKSIDTEMNTCVVDTMGVERSASLDLIDQDVVIGDYVLIHIGFAMNKIDEEDALESLKVYAEIIEKMEEQDRLEAIEQSDNCPNR; encoded by the coding sequence ATGTGCTTATCAATACCATCAAAAATAAAAAGTATAGACACTGAAATGAACACTTGTGTAGTTGACACAATGGGTGTTGAAAGAAGTGCAAGTTTAGATTTAATAGACCAAGATGTTGTAATTGGTGATTATGTTTTAATTCATATTGGATTTGCAATGAATAAAATAGATGAAGAGGATGCACTAGAATCACTCAAAGTCTATGCAGAAATAATAGAAAAGATGGAAGAGCAAGATAGATTAGAAGCAATTGAGCAATCTGATAATTGCCCAAATAGATAG